The following proteins come from a genomic window of Oncorhynchus clarkii lewisi isolate Uvic-CL-2024 chromosome 23, UVic_Ocla_1.0, whole genome shotgun sequence:
- the LOC139381830 gene encoding uncharacterized protein isoform X2, which translates to MVVAVMRFTRDICRLLGLGSETSSAQHQEEMECGAVTSEPTDITQDISGEDCLSEEEKAKRRAARRRAKRKRRRERKKLEQVKKPEGTDQDVEDDGRSEEEEDKDESESEVEVEEEVEKEDKTAIPRSKEPSSSSPAPSGTKGPQNTAARTSEEELEWDVSSAFFANAASHIRPKGMTKPGAKSKENKENEGRTREVNETDAVTKRSALLTEKGIKLVQEGQYSQAVSMFTEAIRYNPKDYRFFGNRSYCYSCLEQYPQALSDAERSIQLAAAWPKGHFRKGSALIGMKRYSEAEKAMEQVLKLDEDCEEAVIDLFNCKVLQLMELGFEEMQSVLLLERFTSVQAVLASPEASRVVSQDSSFSLPGSLCASLWVGNVTTEIAEKHLLDLFQTYGEIDSIRVIHERFCAFVNFKNANMASRAMEKLNGYSIENTRLVVRYPDRNTQRVLPIPLKSSPPASQQAAAATCPRRRGPVNGDECYFWRTTGCHFGDKCRYKHISEQRGKDRKPWQP; encoded by the exons AAACCTCCAGTGCTCAGCACCAGGAGGAGATGGAATGTGGAGCAGTGACCTCTGAGCCCACCGACATCACACAG GACATCAGTGGAGAGGACTGTCTGAGCGAGGAGGAGAAGGCAAAACGCAGAGCGGCGCGACGCAGAGCCAAGAGGAAG CGTCGACGGGAACGCAAGAAGCTGgagcaggtgaagaagcctgagGGCACTGACCAG GATGTGGAGGATGATGGTAGatctgaggaggaagaggataaaGATGAGAGTGAGTCTGAGgtggaggtagaagaggaggtagagaaagaAGATAAAACAGCCATCCCTCGCTCTAAGGAACCCTCTTCCTCATCGCCAGCCCCCTCGGGAACTAAAGGACCCCAGAATACCGCTGCACGAACATCTGAAGAG GAACTGGAGTGGGATGTGAGCAGTGCGTTCTTTGCAAACGCTGCCAGCCACATCCGGCCAAAAGGCATGACCAAACCTGGCGCCAAGTCCAAAGAGAATAAGGAGAATGAGGGCAGAACCAGAGAG GTGAATGAAACGGATGCTGTGACTAAGAGAAGTGCCTTGTTGACAG AAAAAGGGATCAAGCTGGTCCAGGAGGGCCAGTATTCTCAGGCAGTCAGTATGTTTACAGAAGCCATCAGATACAACCCAAAGGATTACAG GTTCTTTGGGAACCGGTCGTACTGTTATAGCTGTTTGGAGCAGTACCCCCAGGCCCTGTCTGATGCTGAGAGGTCCATCCAGCTGGCAGCTGCCTGGCCTAAAGGACACTTCCGCAAGGGCAGCGCACTCATTGGCATGAAG aggTACAGTGAGGCGGAGAAAGCCATGGAACAGGTGCTGAAGCTGGATGAAGACTGTGAGGAGGCCGTCATAGATCTCTTCAACTGCAAAGTCTTACAGCTTATG GAGCTGGGTTTTGAGGAGATGCAGAGTGTGTTGCTGCTGGAGAGATTCACCAGTGTACAGGCTGTACTGGCTTCACCTGAGGCTTCTAGGG TGGTGAGCCAGGACTCCTCATTCAGCCTGCCAGG GTCCTTGTGTGCGTCTCTCTGGGTGGGGAACGTGACCACTGAGATTGCTGAGAAACACCTGTTGGACCTCTTTCAAACCTATGGGGAGATAGACAGCATACGAGTTATCCACGAGCGGTTCTGTGCATTTGTCAACTTCAAGAACGCCAACATGGCATCGCGGGCCATGGAGAAACTCAAC GGCTACAGTATAGAGAACACAAGGTTGGTGGTTCGCTACCCAGACCGTAACACCCAGAGGGTTCTGCCAATCCCCCTCAAGAGTAGCCCCCCCGCATCGCAACAGGCAGCTGCTGCTACTTG TCCCAGACGTCGTGGCCCAGTGAACGGAGATGAGTGTTACTTCTGGAGGACCACTGGCTGCCATTTTGGGGACAAGTGTCGCTACAAACACATTTCCGAACAGAGGGGCAAAGACAGGAAGCCCTGGCAGCCCTGA
- the LOC139381830 gene encoding uncharacterized protein isoform X1 — protein sequence MVVAVMRFTRDICRLLGLGSETSSAQHQEEMECGAVTSEPTDITQDISGEDCLSEEEKAKRRAARRRAKRKRRRERKKLEQVKKPEGTDQDVEDDGRSEEEEDKDESESEVEVEEEVEKEDKTAIPRSKEPSSSSPAPSGTKGPQNTAARTSEEELEWDVSSAFFANAASHIRPKGMTKPGAKSKENKENEGRTREVNETDAVTKRSALLTEKGIKLVQEGQYSQAVSMFTEAIRYNPKDYRFFGNRSYCYSCLEQYPQALSDAERSIQLAAAWPKGHFRKGSALIGMKRYSEAEKAMEQVLKLDEDCEEAVIDLFNCKVLQLMELGFEEMQSVLLLERFTSVQAVLASPEASRGEDWGCGGHDILSAGYCHAKDCWSHVVSQDSSFSLPGSLCASLWVGNVTTEIAEKHLLDLFQTYGEIDSIRVIHERFCAFVNFKNANMASRAMEKLNGYSIENTRLVVRYPDRNTQRVLPIPLKSSPPASQQAAAATCPRRRGPVNGDECYFWRTTGCHFGDKCRYKHISEQRGKDRKPWQP from the exons AAACCTCCAGTGCTCAGCACCAGGAGGAGATGGAATGTGGAGCAGTGACCTCTGAGCCCACCGACATCACACAG GACATCAGTGGAGAGGACTGTCTGAGCGAGGAGGAGAAGGCAAAACGCAGAGCGGCGCGACGCAGAGCCAAGAGGAAG CGTCGACGGGAACGCAAGAAGCTGgagcaggtgaagaagcctgagGGCACTGACCAG GATGTGGAGGATGATGGTAGatctgaggaggaagaggataaaGATGAGAGTGAGTCTGAGgtggaggtagaagaggaggtagagaaagaAGATAAAACAGCCATCCCTCGCTCTAAGGAACCCTCTTCCTCATCGCCAGCCCCCTCGGGAACTAAAGGACCCCAGAATACCGCTGCACGAACATCTGAAGAG GAACTGGAGTGGGATGTGAGCAGTGCGTTCTTTGCAAACGCTGCCAGCCACATCCGGCCAAAAGGCATGACCAAACCTGGCGCCAAGTCCAAAGAGAATAAGGAGAATGAGGGCAGAACCAGAGAG GTGAATGAAACGGATGCTGTGACTAAGAGAAGTGCCTTGTTGACAG AAAAAGGGATCAAGCTGGTCCAGGAGGGCCAGTATTCTCAGGCAGTCAGTATGTTTACAGAAGCCATCAGATACAACCCAAAGGATTACAG GTTCTTTGGGAACCGGTCGTACTGTTATAGCTGTTTGGAGCAGTACCCCCAGGCCCTGTCTGATGCTGAGAGGTCCATCCAGCTGGCAGCTGCCTGGCCTAAAGGACACTTCCGCAAGGGCAGCGCACTCATTGGCATGAAG aggTACAGTGAGGCGGAGAAAGCCATGGAACAGGTGCTGAAGCTGGATGAAGACTGTGAGGAGGCCGTCATAGATCTCTTCAACTGCAAAGTCTTACAGCTTATG GAGCTGGGTTTTGAGGAGATGCAGAGTGTGTTGCTGCTGGAGAGATTCACCAGTGTACAGGCTGTACTGGCTTCACCTGAGGCTTCTAGGGGTGAGGACtggggctgtggcggtcatgacattttgtcggctggttattgtcatgcaaaagactgctggtctcacg TGGTGAGCCAGGACTCCTCATTCAGCCTGCCAGG GTCCTTGTGTGCGTCTCTCTGGGTGGGGAACGTGACCACTGAGATTGCTGAGAAACACCTGTTGGACCTCTTTCAAACCTATGGGGAGATAGACAGCATACGAGTTATCCACGAGCGGTTCTGTGCATTTGTCAACTTCAAGAACGCCAACATGGCATCGCGGGCCATGGAGAAACTCAAC GGCTACAGTATAGAGAACACAAGGTTGGTGGTTCGCTACCCAGACCGTAACACCCAGAGGGTTCTGCCAATCCCCCTCAAGAGTAGCCCCCCCGCATCGCAACAGGCAGCTGCTGCTACTTG TCCCAGACGTCGTGGCCCAGTGAACGGAGATGAGTGTTACTTCTGGAGGACCACTGGCTGCCATTTTGGGGACAAGTGTCGCTACAAACACATTTCCGAACAGAGGGGCAAAGACAGGAAGCCCTGGCAGCCCTGA